The Candidatus Poribacteria bacterium genome includes the window GTGTTCAAAAATGAGACCGCGCCTATCCTCAAGCGGCTTTTCTGTACCACCGATCCCCCTCTCGAATGATTTCATTGTAAAGCGTATCGCGCTCAACAGGCACGAAACCCGCCTCTTCAATGAGGTGTGTTAACGACGAAACGGAGACTGCCTCCGGCGTATCCGCACCCGCCATGTGTGTAAT containing:
- a CDS encoding aminofutalosine synthase MqnE, giving the protein NIAVARLMLDNVPHIKVYWIMTGLKTAQVALRFGADDIDGTVTEEKITHMAGADTPEAVSVSSLTHLIEEAGFVPVERDTLYNEIIREGDRWYRKAA